From a region of the Acidobacteriota bacterium genome:
- a CDS encoding Mov34/MPN/PAD-1 family protein, whose product MLNNPWDYLLAIYREDRTPLAQAQVDPDWEPAREWVRLSALSEGRTLGARNCAEVRPIWNPGGGATLSGFRVAIETDGQPREASCDFTARYFRDLAQQAAAPLIEAGRLAAGDVFRYLVMATARARGDGAAGMPSFTVRDITPPPTLANAPMLPLLGQSVAIGEPAPHEAPVFVPRHVLDEITALTKQAAPLETGGALVGHLHRDAAARQVFTRVTAQLPAKHTEASAVRLMFTADTWASLRLEIGARGCDELMVGWWHSHPVQEWCRLNQCPEREHDACALAKNIFSEHDRAVHRTVFTGAHTVALVANDVSPAAVRFSVYGWSLGMLQARSVFVLGAEAP is encoded by the coding sequence ATGCTGAACAACCCGTGGGACTACTTGCTCGCGATCTACCGGGAGGACCGGACGCCGCTCGCCCAGGCGCAGGTCGACCCGGACTGGGAACCCGCGCGCGAATGGGTACGGCTGTCGGCCCTCAGCGAAGGCCGAACGCTCGGCGCGCGCAACTGTGCGGAGGTGCGCCCGATCTGGAACCCCGGCGGCGGAGCAACTCTCAGCGGATTCCGCGTCGCAATCGAGACGGACGGCCAGCCGCGCGAGGCGTCCTGCGACTTTACGGCACGCTACTTCCGCGACCTGGCGCAGCAGGCGGCGGCGCCGCTCATCGAGGCCGGCCGCCTCGCGGCCGGCGATGTGTTCCGGTATCTCGTGATGGCGACGGCCAGGGCGCGGGGCGACGGCGCGGCGGGCATGCCGTCGTTCACGGTGCGCGACATCACGCCGCCGCCGACGCTCGCCAACGCGCCGATGCTGCCGCTGCTCGGCCAGTCGGTGGCCATCGGCGAGCCGGCGCCGCACGAGGCGCCGGTCTTCGTCCCGCGGCACGTGCTGGACGAGATCACGGCCCTCACCAAGCAGGCGGCGCCGCTCGAAACAGGCGGCGCGCTTGTCGGCCACCTCCATCGCGACGCCGCGGCCCGGCAGGTGTTCACGCGCGTCACCGCCCAGCTCCCGGCGAAGCATACCGAGGCGTCGGCCGTACGGCTCATGTTCACCGCCGACACGTGGGCCAGCCTGCGCCTCGAGATCGGCGCGCGCGGCTGCGACGAGCTCATGGTGGGCTGGTGGCACAGCCACCCGGTCCAGGAGTGGTGCCGGCTCAACCAGTGCCCGGAGCGCGAACACGACGCGTGCGCGCTGGCGAAAAACATCTTCAGCGAGCACGACCGTGCCGTCCACCGCACCGTCTTCACGGGCGCCCACACCGTGGCGCTCGTCGCCAACGACGTGTCGCCAGCCGCCGTCCGTTTCTCGGTCTACGGCTGGAGCCTGGGCATGCTGCAGGCGCGCAGTGTGTTTGTGTTGGGAGCAGAGGCGCCATGA
- a CDS encoding ATP-binding protein: MSRNAAPELDAATAKRLSAMGDGAPEPEEKLQWLAECRRNTPELTDTLDRLLLGDVYRYHAGLTRAREAQEELKALLDRLTAPPWQPAVFLGAASTPGGEAAMVAYGSSRRVVQLNDGVSLDALSAGDEVFLTKDLSAIVARSEANTLRVGDVAVFDRYTPDGRLVLNARDEETIVDAASCLSSGVLKNGDLVRWDRAMGMAFEVVERSGGNDIFLEDTPTETFADIGGLDAQIDELQRAVLMRFHHGALVAKYGLKPKRSVLLWGPPGTGKTMLARALASQLSAISRSGRARFASIKPGSLNSVWFGQSERNYREIFRAARAAGERDPDIPVVLYFDEVDAIGAARSYAGTRVDDRVLTAFMAELDGLEARGNVMVVASTNRRDALDPGLTRPGRLGDCVIHVPAPGRKAARAVLAKHLRPDIPYAQNGHGADMAATREEILDAAIARLFAPNGESDLAVMMFRDGKRREVKGRDLVSGAVLAKIALAAVERACIREACEGASGLRLDDVVGALDAEMTSAARVLTPANCRAYLTGLPQDVDVVSVEMVERKVPRPELYMVQG; the protein is encoded by the coding sequence ATGTCACGCAACGCGGCACCCGAACTCGACGCGGCGACGGCCAAGCGGCTGTCAGCCATGGGCGATGGCGCGCCCGAGCCCGAAGAGAAGCTGCAGTGGCTGGCCGAGTGCCGCCGCAACACACCCGAGCTGACCGACACGCTCGATCGGCTTCTGCTCGGCGACGTCTACCGCTACCACGCCGGCCTCACGCGGGCGCGCGAGGCCCAGGAGGAACTCAAGGCGCTGCTCGACCGGCTCACGGCGCCGCCCTGGCAGCCCGCGGTGTTTCTCGGCGCTGCAAGCACGCCTGGGGGTGAGGCCGCGATGGTCGCCTACGGCTCCTCGCGTCGCGTCGTGCAGTTGAACGACGGCGTGAGCCTCGACGCGCTGTCGGCCGGCGACGAGGTGTTCCTCACGAAGGACCTCAGCGCCATCGTCGCGCGTTCGGAGGCCAACACGCTGCGCGTCGGCGACGTGGCCGTCTTCGATCGCTACACGCCGGACGGGCGCCTGGTCCTCAACGCGCGCGACGAGGAGACCATCGTCGATGCCGCCTCGTGCCTCTCGTCGGGCGTGCTGAAGAACGGCGACCTCGTCCGGTGGGACCGCGCCATGGGCATGGCCTTCGAGGTGGTCGAGCGATCCGGCGGGAACGACATCTTCCTGGAGGACACGCCGACCGAGACCTTTGCCGACATCGGCGGCCTCGACGCGCAGATCGACGAGTTGCAGCGGGCCGTGTTGATGCGCTTCCACCACGGCGCGCTCGTCGCGAAGTACGGCCTCAAGCCGAAGCGCTCGGTGTTGCTGTGGGGGCCGCCCGGCACGGGCAAGACGATGCTCGCCAGGGCGCTGGCGAGCCAGCTGAGTGCGATCTCGCGATCGGGCCGGGCCCGGTTCGCGTCGATCAAGCCCGGAAGCCTGAACTCCGTCTGGTTCGGCCAGTCCGAGCGGAACTACCGCGAGATCTTCCGCGCCGCGCGGGCCGCGGGCGAGCGCGACCCGGACATCCCGGTCGTCCTGTACTTCGACGAAGTCGATGCCATTGGCGCCGCGCGCAGCTACGCAGGCACGCGTGTCGACGATCGCGTGCTCACGGCCTTCATGGCGGAGCTCGACGGCCTCGAGGCGCGCGGCAATGTGATGGTGGTGGCGTCCACCAACCGCCGCGACGCGCTCGACCCGGGCCTGACGCGTCCCGGCCGCCTCGGCGACTGCGTGATCCACGTGCCCGCTCCTGGCCGCAAGGCGGCCCGCGCGGTGCTCGCGAAGCACCTGCGCCCCGACATTCCGTATGCGCAGAACGGTCACGGCGCCGACATGGCGGCTACCCGCGAGGAGATCCTCGACGCGGCCATCGCGCGCCTCTTCGCGCCCAATGGCGAGAGCGACCTGGCGGTGATGATGTTCCGCGACGGCAAGCGCCGCGAGGTGAAGGGGCGAGACCTGGTGAGCGGCGCGGTGCTCGCCAAGATCGCGCTCGCCGCCGTGGAGCGCGCGTGCATCCGCGAGGCGTGCGAGGGCGCTTCCGGCCTGCGCCTCGACGATGTGGTCGGCGCGCTCGATGCCGAGATGACGAGCGCGGCGCGCGTGCTGACGCCCGCGAACTGCCGCGCCTATCTCACTGGCCTCCCGCAGGACGTCGATGTG